A single region of the Streptomyces sp. NBC_00425 genome encodes:
- a CDS encoding LacI family DNA-binding transcriptional regulator — MQRATGRGAASATPRSVDVARLAGVSQKTVSRVFNDEQYVSAEVRRRVLQAAEELGYRRNNAARALASGRTRAIGVVTLGTALYGPASLLMGVERAVRDTGYALRVVNTVEGDPAGVAGAVGSLLDQGVDGIVISEPIDERDGEDTQDDWQDRPEQPAAVDERRRQEADGDGRLHVDVPVLVLSAPSPVVAPGVLTAGHGADRMARIATEHLLGLGHVTVHHLAGPQRWYAARDRLEGWRTALTAHGRTVPPVVEGDWSAASGYAAGRALAADGDVTAVFAANDDMAIGLIRALAEAGVRVPEDISVVGFDDIPVAAFVTPPLTTVPQPFDAVAQDGLKRLVHVIENPDAPPLPASDPPVDLVVRASTAAPSARRSPAR; from the coding sequence ATGCAGCGGGCGACGGGACGAGGCGCAGCCTCCGCGACGCCGCGGAGCGTCGACGTGGCCCGCCTCGCCGGCGTCTCCCAGAAGACGGTCTCGCGGGTTTTCAACGACGAGCAGTACGTCTCCGCGGAGGTGCGCCGACGCGTCCTCCAGGCCGCCGAAGAACTCGGCTACCGGCGCAACAACGCCGCCCGGGCGCTGGCCTCGGGACGGACCCGGGCCATCGGCGTGGTGACGCTGGGCACCGCCCTCTACGGTCCCGCCTCCCTGCTCATGGGCGTCGAGCGGGCCGTCAGGGACACCGGGTACGCGCTCCGCGTGGTCAACACGGTGGAAGGCGATCCCGCGGGCGTCGCGGGGGCGGTCGGCTCGCTCCTCGACCAGGGCGTCGACGGCATCGTCATCTCCGAACCGATCGACGAGCGGGACGGTGAGGACACGCAGGACGACTGGCAGGACCGGCCGGAGCAGCCGGCCGCGGTGGACGAGCGGCGCCGGCAGGAGGCCGACGGCGACGGCCGCCTCCACGTCGACGTGCCCGTGCTGGTGCTCAGCGCACCCTCGCCCGTCGTCGCCCCCGGGGTGCTGACCGCGGGCCACGGCGCCGACCGGATGGCCCGGATCGCCACCGAACACCTGCTGGGACTGGGGCATGTGACGGTCCATCACCTGGCTGGGCCGCAACGCTGGTACGCCGCGCGGGACCGGCTGGAGGGCTGGCGGACGGCACTGACGGCGCACGGCAGAACGGTGCCGCCGGTGGTCGAGGGTGACTGGTCCGCCGCGTCCGGGTACGCGGCGGGCCGCGCCCTCGCCGCGGACGGTGACGTCACCGCGGTGTTCGCGGCCAACGACGACATGGCGATCGGCCTGATCCGCGCACTGGCGGAAGCCGGCGTCCGGGTGCCCGAGGACATCAGCGTCGTCGGCTTCGACGACATCCCGGTCGCCGCGTTCGTGACGCCTCCCCTCACCACGGTGCCGCAGCCGTTCGACGCCGTGGCGCAGGACGGCCTCAAACGTCTCGTGCACGTCATCGAGAACCCGGACGCTCCGCCCCTGCCGGCGAGCGACCCGCCGGTCGACCTGGTCGTCCGCGCCTCCACCGCGGCGCCGTCCGCCCGGCGGAGCCCCGCCCGCTGA
- a CDS encoding precorrin-3B C(17)-methyltransferase: MTRTGTRRRVGAPFLLALLFLTAACADPSADPRAAGPATAASPSASRSPKGFCPPPQDTRAAPSPCISADWDKRVAENHAYRQQQPITAEQEREARPPATALATVLQSLAASGTTADALRTAAATALGLKPDEIEIQGEVLKPLHDVLVGGGEGRVCVNGTVDGSGHATAEVVGRTLDGACLPGQGGH, translated from the coding sequence ATGACACGGACAGGGACTCGGCGCCGCGTCGGCGCTCCGTTTCTCCTCGCTCTGCTCTTCCTCACGGCCGCGTGCGCCGATCCCTCGGCCGATCCCCGGGCGGCCGGTCCGGCCACGGCGGCCTCGCCCTCGGCCTCACGCTCGCCGAAGGGTTTCTGCCCGCCGCCGCAGGACACGCGGGCCGCCCCGTCGCCGTGCATCTCCGCCGACTGGGACAAGCGGGTCGCGGAGAACCACGCCTACCGTCAGCAGCAGCCGATCACCGCCGAGCAGGAGCGCGAGGCCCGACCCCCGGCGACGGCCCTCGCCACGGTCCTGCAGAGCCTCGCGGCCTCGGGCACCACCGCGGACGCTCTGCGGACCGCCGCCGCCACGGCGCTCGGCCTGAAGCCGGACGAGATCGAGATCCAGGGCGAGGTCCTGAAGCCGTTGCACGATGTGCTCGTGGGCGGCGGCGAGGGCCGGGTGTGCGTCAACGGAACCGTGGACGGCAGCGGTCACGCCACCGCCGAGGTCGTCGGCCGCACCCTCGACGGGGCCTGCCTGCCCGGGCAGGGCGGTCACTGA
- a CDS encoding ATP-binding protein has protein sequence MIELPDLAAGGLTAGTLSALALAGGLLRARRRQARQRAEIAALRTRLDGSLKAVTAEVEHLATRRVPAAARRVAHPHVTVPGPLQPLTAGTPLGIALENVVLALQAETAAQRTSVDAAAQAGMRGAVREIQAALYRLQDALRGLQQRYDEPELAQTLFRLDHENEQSLRRAQVTAVVCGAWVGLAREESHLVDAVTGGQARLAGYHRVQVHNHLEPGTALVSHAVEPVAIIVAELLDNALRHSAPDTDVVVSLQHVHHGVCVTVDDAGLGMTRDERERAQRLVAGDEPILLTDLGDPPRMGLAAIGRLTRQFDLGVDVSSASPYGGVRAVLRVDTHLLSHLDPAERPPAASAPRTTRTARQALPDPPGPSHAYGAETGAPEREPAPGHHAPQDEDDGLPQRRRRTRSAAPAPTPERTPERTPQRRPARSPEEAAAALGALQSGTAAARAATGNTGAGGTGDAPADQTDQTDDEGGAAR, from the coding sequence ATGATCGAATTGCCGGACCTGGCGGCCGGCGGCCTCACCGCCGGCACGCTGTCCGCGCTCGCCCTGGCCGGCGGGCTGCTGCGCGCGCGGCGGCGGCAGGCCCGGCAGCGAGCGGAGATCGCCGCGCTGCGCACCCGACTCGACGGCTCCCTCAAGGCGGTCACGGCGGAGGTGGAGCACCTGGCGACCCGGCGCGTGCCCGCCGCCGCCCGTCGCGTCGCCCATCCGCACGTCACCGTGCCGGGCCCGCTCCAGCCGCTCACCGCCGGCACCCCGCTGGGCATCGCCCTGGAGAACGTGGTGCTGGCGCTGCAGGCCGAGACAGCCGCCCAGCGCACGTCCGTCGACGCCGCGGCGCAGGCCGGGATGCGCGGCGCCGTCCGGGAGATCCAGGCGGCCCTGTACCGCCTGCAGGACGCGCTGCGCGGACTGCAACAGCGCTACGACGAACCGGAGTTGGCACAGACCCTGTTCCGACTCGACCACGAGAACGAGCAGTCGCTGCGGCGCGCGCAGGTCACCGCCGTGGTGTGCGGGGCCTGGGTCGGGCTGGCCCGCGAGGAGTCCCACCTGGTGGACGCGGTGACCGGCGGTCAGGCCCGGCTCGCCGGCTATCACCGGGTCCAGGTCCACAACCACCTCGAGCCCGGCACCGCCCTGGTCTCGCACGCCGTCGAACCGGTCGCCATCATCGTCGCCGAGCTGCTCGACAACGCCCTCCGGCACTCCGCTCCGGACACCGACGTCGTGGTCAGTCTGCAGCACGTGCACCACGGTGTGTGCGTCACCGTCGACGACGCGGGCCTCGGCATGACCCGGGACGAACGCGAGCGCGCCCAGCGGCTGGTGGCAGGCGACGAGCCCATCCTGCTGACCGACCTCGGCGACCCGCCCCGCATGGGACTGGCCGCGATCGGCCGGCTGACCCGCCAGTTCGACCTCGGCGTGGACGTCTCCTCGGCCTCCCCGTACGGCGGTGTGCGGGCGGTGCTGCGGGTCGACACCCACCTCCTCAGCCACCTCGACCCGGCCGAGCGGCCGCCGGCCGCGAGCGCCCCGCGCACGACACGCACCGCGCGCCAGGCCCTCCCCGACCCTCCCGGCCCCTCCCACGCGTACGGCGCCGAGACCGGTGCACCGGAACGGGAGCCGGCGCCGGGACACCACGCGCCGCAGGACGAGGACGACGGCCTGCCGCAGCGCAGACGCCGCACCCGGTCCGCGGCGCCGGCACCGACGCCGGAGCGGACGCCGGAGCGGACGCCTCAGCGTCGTCCGGCGCGCAGCCCGGAGGAGGCCGCCGCGGCGCTCGGCGCACTGCAGTCCGGCACGGCGGCGGCCCGCGCCGCCACGGGGAACACCGGGGCGGGCGGCACGGGGGACGCGCCCGCCGACCAGACCGACCAGACCGACGACGAAGGGGGAGCGGCCCGATGA
- a CDS encoding alpha/beta hydrolase, whose protein sequence is MPLSPRIQARAVQLLLGGVMSRVHQDLRFSDVPRNTQTLRVETGAGPVACTVYRPPVVADPPAPVYVNFHGGGFVVARAEQDDHLCRCIASTAGCVVINVDYAVAPQRPYPAAVTQAYDVTAWVAENGEAHGWDGSRLAVGGHSAGANLTAAVCRTARDRGAFSPRLQIIDSAPLDMVTDPAAKTARTAKPLLTPWLMRAFTGAYVPDPADRAHPLVSPGLADDLAGLPPALVVVAENDRLRDEGDAYARALEAAGVPVTHRVFADVDHYFTHTGPVPAAKEAIALMAATLRSALAAG, encoded by the coding sequence ATGCCGCTCAGCCCCCGCATCCAGGCCAGGGCCGTCCAACTGCTGCTCGGCGGGGTGATGTCCCGCGTGCACCAGGATCTGCGCTTCTCGGACGTGCCCAGGAACACGCAGACGCTCCGGGTGGAGACCGGTGCCGGTCCGGTGGCCTGCACCGTCTACCGGCCACCGGTCGTCGCCGACCCGCCGGCCCCCGTCTACGTCAACTTCCACGGCGGCGGCTTCGTCGTGGCGCGTGCGGAGCAGGACGACCATCTGTGCCGCTGCATAGCCTCCACGGCGGGCTGCGTCGTGATCAACGTGGACTACGCCGTCGCCCCGCAGCGGCCGTACCCCGCCGCCGTCACCCAGGCCTACGACGTGACCGCGTGGGTGGCCGAGAACGGCGAGGCGCACGGCTGGGACGGATCCCGGCTGGCCGTCGGCGGCCACAGCGCCGGCGCCAACCTGACCGCCGCGGTGTGCCGCACGGCCCGGGACCGCGGCGCCTTCTCACCGCGCCTGCAGATCATCGACTCCGCGCCGCTCGACATGGTCACCGACCCGGCGGCCAAGACGGCCCGTACGGCCAAGCCGCTGCTCACCCCGTGGCTCATGCGGGCATTCACCGGCGCCTACGTGCCCGATCCCGCCGATCGCGCCCACCCGCTCGTCTCGCCGGGCCTTGCCGACGACCTCGCCGGACTGCCGCCCGCCCTGGTCGTCGTCGCGGAGAACGACCGCCTCCGCGACGAGGGCGACGCCTACGCCAGGGCTCTGGAGGCCGCTGGCGTGCCCGTCACCCACCGCGTGTTCGCGGACGTCGACCACTACTTCACCCACACCGGGCCCGTGCCGGCGGCGAAGGAGGCCATCGCGCTGATGGCCGCCACGCTGCGCTCGGCACTGGCCGCCGGTTGA
- a CDS encoding ArsR/SmtB family transcription factor, with amino-acid sequence MQVPLYQAKAEFFRMLGHPVRIRVLELLQNGPVAVRDLLAEIEIEPSSLSQQLAVLRRSGIVVSIREGSTVSYALAGGDVAELLRAARRILTELLAGQNELLAELRQSEQPLPVPHGRAGLPVPQGGAGRA; translated from the coding sequence ATGCAGGTTCCCCTCTACCAGGCGAAGGCCGAGTTCTTCCGCATGCTCGGACACCCCGTGCGGATCAGGGTCCTCGAACTGCTGCAGAACGGGCCCGTCGCCGTGCGGGACCTGCTCGCCGAGATCGAGATCGAGCCCTCCAGCCTCTCCCAGCAGCTGGCGGTGCTGCGCCGGTCGGGGATCGTCGTGTCGATCCGGGAGGGCTCGACCGTCAGCTACGCGCTGGCGGGCGGCGACGTGGCCGAACTGCTGCGGGCCGCCCGCCGCATCCTCACCGAACTCCTCGCCGGGCAGAACGAGTTGCTGGCCGAGCTGCGCCAGTCCGAGCAGCCGCTGCCGGTGCCCCACGGCCGTGCGGGGCTGCCCGTGCCGCAGGGCGGCGCCGGACGGGCGTGA
- a CDS encoding flavodoxin family protein, translating into MPTLLIVHHTPSPHCQALFEAVVAGATAPEIEGVRVERRAALAATASDVLAADAFLLGTPANLGYMSGALKHFFDQIYYPCLDATRGRPFGYYVHGGNDVTGAVRGIEAVTTGLGWRRAADPVTVTGEPDKAEMAACWELGATVAAGLMA; encoded by the coding sequence GTGCCCACCTTGCTGATCGTTCATCACACTCCCTCGCCCCACTGCCAGGCGCTGTTCGAGGCGGTGGTCGCGGGTGCGACGGCGCCCGAGATCGAGGGCGTCCGCGTCGAACGGCGGGCGGCCCTCGCCGCGACCGCCTCCGACGTCCTGGCCGCCGACGCCTTCCTGCTGGGCACCCCGGCCAACCTCGGCTACATGTCGGGGGCGCTCAAGCACTTCTTCGACCAGATCTACTACCCGTGCCTCGACGCCACCCGGGGCCGTCCCTTCGGCTACTACGTGCACGGCGGCAACGACGTGACGGGCGCGGTGCGCGGCATCGAGGCCGTCACCACGGGGCTGGGCTGGCGAAGGGCGGCCGATCCGGTCACCGTCACCGGCGAACCGGACAAGGCGGAGATGGCGGCCTGCTGGGAACTGGGCGCGACGGTGGCCGCCGGTCTGATGGCGTGA
- a CDS encoding M4 family metallopeptidase — translation MPRRHLPILGRRRATALALSTAATLLTLGVQTGTGVAAPAGPGAAGITATPRAGAAATPLSPAGRASLIRTAQAAAGVEARRLALGAQEKLLVKDVVRDADGTTHTRYERTYAGLPVLGGDLVVHLGSGRTTVTRASGATLTLPSLTPKLAASQAAGKALAAARNAEVKGAGAERAPRLVVWAGTAKPVLAWETVVEGVQQDGTPSELQVVTDATTGKQILAAEKVHTGTGTGQFSGTVPLGTTLSGSTYQLVDGGRAGHKTYDLNQGTSGTGTLFTDDNDVWGNGLPSNRQTAGVDVAFGAAATWDYYKDVFGRNGIRNDGVAAYSRAHYGSNYVNAFWQDSCFCMTYGDGSGNTHPLTALDVAAHEMSHGVTAATANLTYSGESGGLNEATSDIFAAAVEFHAGLAADPGDYLVGEKIDINGDGTPLRYMDKPSKDGSSHDNWSSALGGVDVHYSSGPANHFFYLLSEGSGAKTVNGVSYNSPTADGRPVTGIGIDNAAAVWYRALTTYMTSSTNYAGARTATLQAASDLFGAYSPAYLAVADSWAAINVGSRIALGVNVAPLADQTSGVGQAVSLQVDAYTTNSGAGLTYEATGLPDGLSISPSGLITGTPTTLGSSDVTVKVTDSTGASVSDDFTWRIAYIYANADRVDIPDNGAAVESPVTITGRDGNASATTSVYVNIVHTYRGDLTVDLVGPNGTVYSLLNRSGGSADNVDQTFTVNASGQPLNGTWKLRVQDRASIDVGYIQRWQLTP, via the coding sequence TTGCCCCGGCGACACCTCCCCATCCTCGGGCGCAGACGCGCCACCGCCCTCGCCCTCTCCACCGCCGCCACCCTGCTGACCCTCGGGGTCCAGACGGGCACCGGAGTCGCCGCGCCCGCCGGGCCCGGCGCGGCCGGCATCACCGCGACGCCCCGCGCGGGCGCAGCGGCGACGCCCCTGTCGCCGGCCGGCCGAGCCTCGCTGATCAGGACCGCGCAGGCCGCGGCCGGCGTCGAGGCCCGACGGCTCGCGCTCGGAGCCCAGGAGAAGCTGCTCGTCAAGGACGTCGTCCGAGACGCCGACGGCACCACCCACACCCGCTACGAGCGCACCTACGCCGGACTTCCCGTCCTCGGCGGCGACCTGGTCGTGCACCTCGGGAGCGGCCGGACCACCGTGACCAGGGCGAGCGGGGCGACGCTCACCCTGCCCTCCCTCACCCCGAAGCTCGCCGCCTCCCAGGCCGCCGGCAAGGCTCTCGCGGCCGCGAGGAACGCCGAGGTCAAGGGCGCCGGGGCGGAACGCGCGCCACGCCTGGTCGTGTGGGCCGGTACCGCGAAGCCCGTCCTCGCCTGGGAGACGGTCGTCGAGGGCGTGCAGCAGGACGGCACCCCCAGCGAACTCCAGGTCGTGACCGACGCCACCACGGGCAAGCAGATCCTCGCCGCCGAGAAGGTCCACACCGGCACCGGCACCGGCCAGTTCAGCGGCACGGTCCCGCTCGGCACCACGCTGTCGGGATCGACGTACCAGCTCGTCGACGGCGGACGCGCGGGACACAAGACGTACGACCTGAACCAGGGCACGTCCGGCACCGGAACGCTCTTCACGGACGACAACGATGTCTGGGGCAACGGTCTGCCGTCCAACCGGCAGACGGCCGGCGTCGACGTGGCCTTCGGCGCCGCCGCGACCTGGGACTACTACAAGGACGTGTTCGGCCGCAACGGCATCCGCAACGACGGAGTCGCCGCCTACAGCCGCGCCCACTACGGCAGCAACTACGTCAACGCCTTCTGGCAGGACAGCTGCTTCTGCATGACCTACGGCGACGGGTCGGGCAACACGCACCCGCTGACCGCCCTCGACGTGGCCGCCCACGAGATGAGCCACGGCGTCACCGCAGCCACCGCCAACCTCACCTACTCGGGCGAGTCCGGCGGCCTCAACGAGGCGACCTCCGACATCTTCGCCGCGGCCGTCGAGTTCCACGCCGGTCTCGCCGCCGACCCCGGCGACTACCTCGTCGGCGAGAAGATCGACATCAACGGCGACGGCACGCCGCTGCGTTACATGGACAAACCCTCCAAGGACGGCTCCTCCCACGACAACTGGAGCTCCGCCCTCGGCGGCGTCGACGTCCACTATTCCTCGGGCCCCGCGAACCACTTCTTCTACCTGCTCTCCGAGGGCAGCGGCGCGAAGACCGTCAACGGCGTCTCCTACAACAGCCCGACCGCCGACGGCCGTCCCGTCACCGGCATCGGCATCGACAACGCCGCCGCCGTCTGGTACCGGGCTCTGACGACGTACATGACCTCGTCGACGAACTACGCCGGCGCCCGTACCGCCACCCTCCAGGCCGCGAGCGATCTGTTCGGCGCCTACAGCCCGGCCTACCTCGCCGTGGCCGACTCCTGGGCCGCCATCAACGTCGGCAGCCGGATAGCCCTCGGCGTCAACGTCGCCCCGCTCGCCGACCAGACCAGCGGCGTCGGCCAGGCGGTCAGCCTCCAGGTGGACGCCTACACCACCAACTCCGGTGCGGGTCTCACCTACGAGGCGACCGGTCTGCCCGACGGTCTGAGCATCAGCCCGAGCGGCCTCATCACCGGGACGCCCACCACCCTGGGCAGCAGCGACGTCACCGTCAAGGTCACGGACAGCACCGGCGCCTCCGTCTCGGACGACTTCACCTGGCGGATCGCGTACATCTACGCCAACGCCGACCGGGTGGACATCCCCGACAACGGCGCCGCCGTGGAGTCCCCGGTCACCATCACGGGCCGCGACGGCAACGCCTCGGCCACGACCTCGGTCTACGTCAACATCGTCCACACGTACCGCGGTGACCTGACCGTCGACCTCGTCGGCCCCAACGGCACCGTCTACTCCCTCCTCAACCGCAGCGGCGGCTCCGCCGACAACGTCGACCAGACCTTCACCGTCAACGCCTCCGGGCAGCCCCTGAACGGAACCTGGAAGCTGCGCGTCCAGGACCGTGCGTCGATCGACGTCGGATACATCCAGCGCTGGCAGCTCACCCCCTGA